The Saccharolobus shibatae B12 genomic interval TAAATTAGAGGATAGGCAAGTAGATTTGACAGATTGGATAAGCTTCGTTAATAACATAAAAGGAATAAATAGTAAAAAGACCATTAATATTGCACTAGTTGGAAAGTACACAAAGCTAAAGGATAGTTACATAAGTATCAAGGAAGCGATTTATCATGCTTCAGCTTACTTAGGAGTAAGGCCTAATCTTATATGGATAGAATCGACTGATTTGGAAAAGGATTCCAAGAATTTAGATGAGGTATTAGGGAATGTAAATGGAATCATAGTTTTACCTGGATTTGGAAGTAGAGGAGCTGAAGGTAAGATTAAGGCTATAAAGTACGCTAGAGAACGTAATATACCGTTCTTGGGTATATGCTTTGGTTTTCAACTATCTATTGTAGAATTCGCTAGGGATGTTTTAGGTCTTAGTGATGCTAATTCTACTGAAATTAATCCAAATACTAAGGATCCAGTTATTACTTTACTAGACGAGCAAAAAAATGTAACTCAACTTGGAGGGACTATGAGGCTAGGAGCCCAGAAGATTATAATAAAAGAAGGGACAATTGCCTATCAGTTATATGGTAAAAAGGTTGTATATGAAAGGCATAGACATAGATATGAAGTAAATCCTAAATATGTTGATTTACTAGAAGATGCAGGATTAGTAGTTTCTGGTATTAGTGAAAATGGTTTGGTTGAAATTATAGAGTTACCTTCTAATAAGTTCTTTGTAGCAACTCAAGCTCATCCAGAATTTAAGAGCAGACCAACAAATCCATCTCCTATATATCTAGGCTTCATTAGGGCTGTTGCTACTCTTTAAAACTATTATAATTTTATCATATTTGGCTTTTATAATCTTTTTTATTCCTTTTATTCCATTCTGATACTCGACTTCAACCAAACCTAGATTTTCAAGTTCAGAAATATGTGAGCTTATGTTTCCCTTACTCATATTAAGTTTTTCAGTGAGCTCTGATATGCTCATTGGCATTATTGAAACCAGTTGCAGTATATTTATTCTAGTCATTGTAGATAACGCCTTAGAAATTTCGTAGATTTTCTCTGGATCATCGATTACTAGCTCCATAAATATTAGCTTCTAATTGCTAACTCTAATAAACAATAATGCATATATGCCAGCAAGTTAAAGCTTACAAGATAAAATTTAAATTAGAAAATAGAGGGATGATATTGTGCAAGCAAAAGTAGAAAATCCGTTGAAGAGTTTAAGAACGGCAATAAATAGGATCGTGCTGGTAAAACTTAAGGACGGCTCAGAGTACATTGGAAAACTAGAACAAACTGACGGAACTATGAATTTAGTATTAAGAGATTGTACTGAAATTAGAGAAGGTACTTCTGAACCAGTAGCAAAATATGGTAGGGTACTTATAAGAGGTAGCAATATATTATTCATTAGTGTTGACTATGAGACAGTTATGAATAGTGAGAAATAAGATTTAAATTAGTATATTTGTTTGAGGAACCTATAATGAGAAACATAAATGTCCAGTTAAATCCCCTCTCAGATATAGAGAAACTTCAAGTAGAATTAGTAGAGAGAAAAGGACTAGGACATCCAGATTATATTGCAGATGCAGTTGCTGAAGAGGCTAGCAGAAAGCTTTCATTGTATTATCTCAAAAGATATGGTGTGATTTTACATCATAATTTAGATAAAACATTAGTAGTTGGAGGGCAAGCTACGCCTCGTTTTAAAGGTGGGGATGTAATACAGCCAATATATATTATAGTAGCAGGCAGAGCTACAACAGAGGTAAAAACGGAAAGTGGAATAGAGCAAATACCTGTAGGTACTATCATTATAGAAAGCGTAAAAGAGTGGATAAGAAATAACTTTAGATATCTTGATGCAGAAAAACACCTCATAGTTGACTATAAGATAGGTAAAGGGTCAACTGATTTAGTAGGCATATTTGAAGCTGGCAAGAGAGTTCCGCTATCCAATGATACGAGTTTTGGAGTAGGTTTCGCTCCATTCACTAAGTTAGAAAAACTAGTCTATGAAACGGAGAGACATTTGAACTCAAAACAATTCAAAGCAAAATTACCTGAGGTAGGAGAGGACATAAAGGTCATGGGGTTAAGGAGAGGGAATGAGGTTGACCTTACGATAGCAATGGCAACAATTAGTGAACTAATAGAAGACGTTAATCATTATATTAATGTAAAAGAACAAGTAAAGAACGAAATCCTAGATCTAGCATCAAAGATAGCACCAGACTATGATGTAAGAATTTATGTTAACACTGGGGATAAGATAGATAAGAATATACTTTATTTAACAGTGACTGGTACTTCTGCTGAACATGGGGACGACGGAATGACAGGGAGAGGAAATAGAGGTGTTGGGTTAATAACACCAATGAGGCCTATGTCATTAGAAGCTACTGCTGGAAAGAATCCCGTTAATCATGTTGGTAAATTGTATAACGTTTTAGCTAATCTTATAGCTAATAAAATAGCTCAAGAAGTAAAGGATGTGAAATTCTCGCAAGTTCAAGTTCTTGGACAAATAGGAAGACCAATAGACGATCCTTTAATAGCTAATGTTGATGTAATTACTTATGACGGAAAACTTAATGACGAGACTAAAAATGAAATAAGCGGAATTGTAGACGAAATGTTAAGTTCATTTAATAAGTTAACTGAACTAATATTAGAAGGAAAAGCTACTCTCTTTTAACCTTTTATTTCTATATTCATCAATTATTCTTTTTATATCAATATCCTTAGATCTTTCTATTTGTAGTTCTTTCCGTAATACTTCCAGATCATTCAAGACTTGTTTATCTAATATTATAATCTCCTTATCTACATATTCTGCTATCTCATTGTTAACTTTTTCCTCCCCAATGTAAATGTTATTTCCATCAAAGGTTATACCATTAACTTTACTATTCCTCTTAACGACTATTACTTTTCCATTTAATAGATTATATAGCACTTCCTTTAGTTTCTCAATTTGTTTCTCGTCATAACGTAATTTATTCTCAAGTTCATTTATCACCTTGTATGCATTCTGTAGGTTTAGATTTAGCTCGTAAATCTTCCTGTCCCTCTCCACTTCTTTATTAATATGCAGTTTAATGTCGTCAATCTTCCTTATTAATGAATCCCTTTCATTAATGAGATTATAAATTATCCTCTTATAATGCATTAGTTCCGACTTTAGCCTTTTATTTTCCTCTTCTAATTTAGTTAATTTATTTACATTTTGAGTAGTATCTTTTTCCTTTTGTTTCTCCTCTATTTTATTATTATCATCTTTTCTGATAATTTTTTCAATTTCCTTTTCTACACATTCAGATACCGTAGTACCAAATATTACGCAATCATAAATACGATTTTCGTCTATTACATCAATATCTAATCTACTGATGAAACTCTCAATTTGCCTTAATTTGCTTTCTATCTCATTATATGCCTTTAAAGCAGCAGCTAATGAGTCTCTAATATGGGGATTATCTATTTTTAGCTTATGTAGCTTAGAGTACTCGTCAATAAGTCTTTGTTTTTCATCTATGCTTAGACTTTTTTCCGGGATAAATATTTTAGCGTTAAATTTACTAGCGATCTTTTTTACAGTGTCTGGCAATGGATTGACATCAGTCGCTACTATTATTGCTTTTCCCTCTTTAGAGATTAAGGAGACGATTTCATCTCTATCGATGTTTCTTCTTGATATTAATAGAATTGGTCTGCCATAAATATCAATTATTGATAGGCCAACTTCTGTACCAGGATCTATTCCAACAATTAATCTTCTTTCAGTTCTTTTATCCTTAAATTCAATCTTATTTTTATATATTGGCTTAATATCTACTACTACGTCATGGCCTTTCATTTTTCTTATAATTCCATAGAGTCTTTCTCTAGGAGTATAAACTATGAATACTGCTCCCTCAATTCCAGCTCTGGACCTCCTCACTATCATATCGTAATCAAATCCTTTCATGTCAAGTTTTTCCTTTATCTCCTTAGCTACTCGAAGAAGGGTTCCTCTAATATATCTTTTATATCTATTTTGACTCATTCCTCCTGGGCCTAATGCTCTTCCCCTTGACACTACTATTTTAGTACGTTTTTCTTCAATTTTTATACTAGTTCCATATCCTTTTAAAACTAATAACGCATCTAAATATGCAGTTTTTTGTGGTGATAATTTTCCTTGTACTTCGTACCCTATTTCCCTAGCTAATTCCTTTATTTGTTTAAATTCTCCATTATGATATGTGACTTGAACGATGTTAGTATTTTGGGGTAATAGTTTCACGATATTAATGATCTCTTTATCACTTTCTCCTAATTCGTAAATATTGTCAGTCGCTAATATATCAACGTTGTATTCCCAACATAATCTAATAACTCTACTTAAACTTACGTTTTCTGCTTTATAGACTATTTTCTCGTTCTCGTCAATAATAATAACTGAGTATAGTGGCTGTGACTTAGAGGAAGGGCTTTCCATCGCCTCTATATCAATTCCCATAATCTTCATGATACCCCTCTTACATAATCGAAAATCTTACGGATATCTATATCTATTCCATATTTTCTAAAAAACATTATAAGATTTGATAGATCTTTTTCTAATCTTTCCTCAGATTTTGTTGCTTGTGGCCAATCAATAAGATACGGATTTCCATTTTTGTCTATAAGTACATTATACGGGCTTAGATCTCCATGTGTTATGTTACAAATAGTGTAGGCTATCCTCATGGTTTGTAAAATCTTTTCAAGGATCTCATCTAAGTTTAGATCTAGATTATTAACAGGTACTTTGTAAAGCTCTATTCCATCGATATATTCCATTGCCACTGCGTTATACTCTACTCCTAATGGCTTAGGAACATAGCCCCCTTCATTACTTAAACATGTAAGAGCTTCATACTCCCTTTTAGCATTTTCCACGGTAATTGAAAGCCAACTTTTCTTTTCCAAGCTTTTTCTAAACTTAACTTTCTTATAACTATCCGTACCAACTCGATGAAACTTAACTATTATTTTATTATCATTAAAATCATACCCATAATATACTACGCTTTCTTTTCCAATTCCTACTATCTCTGCTAATCTATTCAAGATTTTATTCACAAATAACAGTTTTATTCCCAAAATATCTAAGCCAGAAAAGGTTAACCTAAAAGATAAGTCTGTTGGATTTTTGAAAATAAGCCTAAGCTCAGATAATTTCATTAAGGATATTTTAAGTTCTTTATCGTCTTTAATATCTAATTTTCTTTTTAAGGAATTAAAACTAACAAATTCGTTTTTATCTCTAAGACTATATATTGTTTTTAACAATATATAATCAAAGGGCCCCACTAGTGATGCTTTCTCCGCCAGTGAAAGTCTCATTCCTATTTTATATTAGTTTTTAACTATTATATGTTATACTTGTCTTAACTATCTTACTCTTACCTGGAATTTTATCTTCAATATCTGTTTTTAATGCATTTAGCCCTTTTATGTCTGGTAAAGCACTACTAAATATTTTTATAATCTTTTGGGCTATTCTCTCTTTATCGTCATCACCTGGAGCTATGATAGCATAGTATTTAGTCTTAGCTGAAACGGTTTCTTCGCTTCCCACTATCACTGATACACTGTTTTCACTTAGTATAAGGCCTATTGCCAATTGTAGTTTAACGTTCTTTACGAAATTCTTTTTTCCATAAATCATGAATGAACCTTTATTCAGATATTCTCCACTTGGTGGCGATTTAGAGACTTGATTACCTAGAACCCAGAATACATCAACAGAGGCTAAACCTACTTTCCATGCTTTTGAGTAACTTGCAGCAATTACTGCTGCATCATAGATATCATCTTCAAGGATTGTATTATTTTCTTGTGCTATGATAATTGTCGCTGGAGCACCTGCGATATCTGCATGGAGAAATATATCCTTATCCCTTAGGTATTTTTTAACTATACTTTCATTTTGACTTGCATCTTTTCCTGCAATTATTAAATATCCGTTTCTTGAAATGCTCCATCTGTATTTTTCATACCATTCCTTTTTCCTTAGTACCAGTTTTATCTCATTTTGTTTTTCTATTTCTTGCTTCTCGATTTTCTCTAATTTTTCTTTTAATTCATCTAAACTTTCAAGAGCCTTTTCAATTTTTCTTTTATATTCCTTAGCTTCGTCAAAAAATCTCATCGCGTTTTTAGTAGCTGAAAGTGAAGTATCTAATTCAATTTCAACTCCATCTAGATTAAGTTTTATCTTTTTACTTTTTGGTTTATTGTCTAATAATAACTGATCTATTTCGTAAGCTTTGGAAAGTATAATATTGCCTAATTGTCTATAACTTTTTTCTTTGTTTTCATATTCTTTTATACTATCCTCTATTTGTTTAATTGTGGTTATCATCTTCTGCTTCTCTTCTGAGATTTTTCTGGAGGATTTTTCAGATAACTCCTTTTGAGATATGGTATAGAAATAATCGTCTATTGCATCATTGAATCTTTGGTATTCCTTGCACCCATCAAGAGGAAAAGGAACTACAGTTGTATCTTCTATAAGACATGGTTTTATTTCTCCATTAATGAGTGAAATCTCCAAGTTTTTTATTTTTTCTCTTATCAAGTTAATATCTGGTGTAGTGCTTTGCAAACTAAGATAGTTTACTACTTCTTGTGGGATTCCTAAGGCTTTTGCTATGCTCCCTTTCTTAATTAACTTTTCTAATTCCTCTTTATTAGGTTCGACCGTAGGTGGAGGTTTATATGTTTCCCCTATTCTTATGAGCCTATCTTTGAATTCTTTATATTCATTTGCAAATAATATTTTATCATTTTTATCTACTATTACCAAAACTCCTCTAGGTAGTAGTTCTACTATTATCTTTTTCTCATCCCTTTTAAGTTCTAGAATTAATATCCTTTCTTGGTTTAATATATGTATATTTGTAATTATATCTCCCCTAATTAATCCTCTTAGTGCAGTTATTTTTGTTGAAGAAATTTTTGGATAATTATATTTCGTTATGTTTATTCTTTTACCTGGCTCTATAATTAATTCTTGGTCTCTTCCACCACAATGTAATTTCAGAATATATGTATCTTCAGTATTTTGTACTAAGAAAACATTATCTATTATACATCCTTCTACCGCTTTTCTATTTTCTGTAATCCATGCTATTAAATCGAAGTACGTCATACTGTTTTTTCTCTGTAATTTTATATTCTGAGAGCTCATTCATTAGACATGTGGAAATAGAAGATAAAATATTAATTATGCGAGGCATTTTAGGAATTGTAGCCGGAGGTATCTCAACAATATTTTATTCATCGATTTATATACTTGCAGTAATAATCTCCTTTTATGTCTTCTCAGCAATGCTTTCACTTTTCTTATTTAGGGAAAAAAGGGCAAGAAATGTCTTTGGCAAAGGTACCGGAATATATCTTTCTTCATGGTTTGTAAGTTTACTATTAATTTACAATCTCGCATTGAGATGAGGATCATGCTAACGCAAAAATTCGTTGTAGATAGTATGCTTGGTAAAATTGCAAGATGGCTAAGAATTATGGGTTATGATACATTATACAGTAATGATCTTGAGGATTGGAAGATTCTGAAGATTGCTGAGACGCAAAAAAGAATTATTGTAACTAGAGATAGAGGTATTTATAACCGTTCTCTCAAAAGGGGATTAAATTGTATTCTACTTTCACCGGATTCCGATATAATACAAGATTTGGCTTTTATTGCATTTAGATCCAAAATTGATTTATCTGTAAATATAAACGCCACTAGATGTCCTCAGTGCAATTCAGTTTTGAGTAAGTTGTCAGAAAGTAGGTGGACGTGCCCTAAATGCAAGAAAGAGTATTGGAAAGGTAGGCATTGGAAAACAATTGAAGAGGTAATAATTAAAGCTAATTCTGAGCTAATAAAATTGGAAGCTAAAAATGATTCAAGGGGATCTAGTACAGATACAAGAGTTAAACAACGAGATAGGACGGTTGCTAATAGAAATAGCTAGAAAAGCCATTAAAGAAGAATTCAAGTTAGACAAGTTAGATTTGAGTAACTATAATAATTCCATTTTAGACAAAAAAGGTCTAGCTTTTGTAACTTTGGAGAAAATTACGTATAACATGAGTTCCTTAAGGGGTTGCATAGGTTATGTTGAAGCAGTTGCTCCTTTAAAGCAGATAGTAGCGTCTGCAGCTAAAGCTGCTGCTTTTTCAGATCCAAGATTTAATCCGCTACAAAAGGATGAATTATCAGAAATTATTATTGAGGTTACAGTGTTAACAAAACCAGAAGAGATAAAGGTAAAAGATAGGTGGGATTTACCTAAGATCATAAAAGTTGGAGAGGATGGTTTAATAGCTGAAAAAGGTATTCTCCATAGTGGCCTTTTACTACCTCAAGTTCCCATGGAATATTGTTGGGATGAAGAAACATTCTTGGCAGAAACTTGTATTAAAGCTTCTTTAGAACCAGATTGTTGGTTAGATAATTCGGTCAGAATTAAAAGATTCCATGGAATAATATTTAGAGAGACTAGACCAGATGGAAGTGATATTATAGTAGTAAAACCAAGTGATATTAAATGTAAATTAAACGAATTATTAAATAATTTTTGAGGATATTATAAGCTAAGAAGAGGAACTTCGATTATGACTTATACAATAATCCTCGGAAATAAAACTCTTTCTTCTTGAATAAATACTTAAAAAATATAATAATTATAAAGTAGGACCAACGAGATTTAGATAAAAAGCTCAGAAATACTTTTTTATGCCAGTAGTGAGATGTTGTATATACGGTGTTAAAGAATGGAACAAGAATATGCCGAACTATTTAGTGATGAAGTTAAAAACGCATTACAAGACGCATTAAAAGATATGAGAAATCCCGTAGATGTTTATGTATTCGTAGACAGTGAAGACTCCAATTGTCAATATTGTAGTGTCACTACTAAATTTCTGGAATTTATAGCTAGTGCAGCACCAAAAGATGGTAATGGTAGTTTATTAAAGGTTCATATAGTGGATAGAGCAAATCAAAATGACAGAAAGATTTTCGAAGAGTTCAATGTGGAGAGAGTTCCTACTGTGGCATTTTATAATGGATATATTAGATGGACAGGAGCTCCGTTAGGTGAGGAAATAAGAGCATTAGTTGAGACTATAGTAAGGCTTTCACAAGGCGAGAGCGGTTTAAGTCAAGAAACTGTAGAAGCTATAAAATCTAAACTGAACGGTAAAGTAAAGATAGAAACTGTTGTCACACCATCTTGTCCATATTGTCCATATGCAGCGTTAATGGCACACATGGTTGCTTTTGAGGCTTGCAGAGCAGGGAAGTGTAATGTTGTATCTGATGTAGTAGAAGCTTATGAAAATCAAGATATTGCTGAGAAATATCAAGTAATGTCAGTACCATCTATAGCTATAAATGAATCTGTAGAATTTATAGGAGTACCATACGAAGAGAACTTTATCAATGCAATTTTAGAAAAGCAAAAGATAAGCTAAAAACTCTTTTATCACAGTATCTATTAAATAGTATAGTAGAGAGTAATGAGGATAATTTCAATAAAGCTAACAGAGGAGGAGTATAAGGAGTTAGAAGAACGAGCTAGAAAAGAAGGTTTCGTTTTATTAAGCGATTTCGTTAAATCACTTATTTTCTCTACTTCATCTTATTCTCATGGTTCTCAAGTAGATAATGCGCAAGTTGTATCAAGAATAGAAAAAAAGATGCAAGACATGATCAATCCTTTTACTTCTCAGATTGATGAACTTAAGCAAAAAATAGCAATATTAACGGAAAGAATAGAGATATTAGAGGAAAAATTAGGTGAAAGTAAGGACACTACGAAAGATATGAATAAAAAACCAAAAAAGAGTTTTGAATCTAAATCTCTTAACATAAAATCTGAACCTCAGCATAAGAAGACTGCAATAGATATACTAAGAGACCAAGGTGTGATATATGAATCTGAATTAAAGTTAAATAACCCAGATGCATTTTTTGATAAATTAGAAACTCAAGGAGCAATAGTAATAACAACTGACCCAGAGAGGATAGCTATAGATTCTAATTTCTATGAGGAATTTAAGAAGAAAATAGCTAGCATTTCTACTTCAGATGAGATAGAAGTTCAAAAATATTTGACAAAACAAGAATACAAGTTGTTCCAAAAACTTAGACAATATAGTGTTATATACTTTGATGCTGATAGTAAAAGCTGGAAATTTGTGAGTTAAATCTAGGTAATGTAACTCCTTTTTGTCCTTGATATTTTCCTTGATATGGGTATTCCACTGGCGTAAGCGTTCTGGCAAAGATCAGGTGGATAAATCTTGTACTTCTCTTTAATTTTACAGGAAAAGACGAGCCTACAACTTCTATTGTAACTTGTCCTTTAAATCCTGCATCAACTATTGTAGGTGGGATAAATAGACCTAATCTAGCGAACGTTGACCTCAGATTTACGAAAGCCATAACATCATTATTCAACTCTATATACTCTTCAGTTGTTAAAAGCACATGTTCGTAGGGCTGGATTATAAATTCCTCTCCTTTCTCCGTTTGGAAGAATGAAGGATCGGGATTATCTGGATCAAACACTTTATCAGTTTTTTTGAATCTAGCTATTTCATTACCTACTCTTAGGTCAACTCCGTTTTCCCTTACTGTATCCTCCCTTAAGGGCTGGATTTTTATCCAGCTTTTCTCTAAATAATACTTCAAATCCCTATCAGATAGAATCATATTAAAAATATTGTAGTTATAAAGGGTTAAAAACCAGTACCTTCCTATATTCATATTGCATAGGTGTTCAGAGTAACTCTGACTCTTCATCTGAATTCGGTAATTGCCGAGTATTCATCATCCATGAAATGATTATAAATAACTGCAGATAATATAAATTAATCTATGGAGTTTAAAGTTATTGCCGAATACTTTGATAAATTAGAGAAGATATCTTCAAGGCTCCAGCTTACAGCTTTACTGGCTGATCTTTTAAGCAAAAGCGATAAGGCAATTATAGATAAGGTAGTTTATATTATACAAGGCAAATTATGGCCCGATTTTCTAGGTTATCCAGAGCTTGGAATTGGAGAGAAATTCTTAATAAAAGCAATTAGTATAGCTACGAACACAGATGAAAATTCAGTAGAAAATCTCTATAAGTCAACAGGTGATCTTGGAGAAGTAGCTCGAAGGTTGAAAAGTAAGCAGCAAAGTACAGGAATTTTAGGTTTTTTGGGTACTTCAAGTAAAGAGAGCTTAACAGTGGATGAAGTTTACTCTACGTTATCTAAGGTGGCATTAACTACGGGAGAGGGTAGTAGAGATTTAAAGATAAGATTACTGGCAGGATTGTTAAAAAAGGCAGATCCGTTAGAGGCCAAGTTCCTAGTTAGATTTGTTGAAGGTCGACTTAGAGTTGGTATAGGAGATGCGACAGTTTTAGATGCTATGGCAATAGCTTTTGGCGGGGGGCAATCAGCATCAGAAATAGTTGAAAGAGCTTATAATCTTAGGGCGGATCTAGGAAACATTGCAAAAATTATAGTAGAGAAGGGAATTGAAGCCTTAAAGACTCTAAAACCTGAAGTTGGAATACCAATTAGACCGATGCTAGCTGAAAGGTTATCAAACCCTGAAGAAATATTAAAGAAAGTAGGTGGAAGTGCACTAGTCGATTATAAATACGATGGAGAGAGGGCCCAAATACACAAAAAAAGTGACAAAATTTTTATATTTTCGCGAAGATTAGAGAACATTACTTCTCAGTATCCAGATGTAGTAGAGTATATTAGTAAATACGTTGAAGGCAAAGAGTTCATTATAGAAGGAGAAATAGTGGCTGTAGATCCAGAAAGCGGTGAGATGAGAGCATTTCAGGAGTTAATGCACAGAAAGAGGAAGTCAGATATTTACGAAGCAATTAAAGAGTACCCAGTAAACGTATTTCTCTTTGATTTAATGTATTATGAAGATGTGGATTATACTACAAAGCCATTAGAAGTTAGGAGAAAATTGTTAGAAAGTATTGTAAAACCAAACGACTATGTAAAAATAGCTCATCATATTCAAGTTAATAATGTAGAGGATCTTAAATCGTTCTTCTATCGAGCAATATCTGAGGGTGGAGAGGGAGTAATGGTGAAGGCAATTGGAAAAGATGCAATATATCAAGCCGGTGCTAGGGGTTGGTTATGGATAAAGCTTAAACGTGATTATCAAAGCGAGATGGCTGATACAGTAGACTTAGTAGTTGTTGGTGGTTTCTATGGGAAGGGTAAAAGAGGCGGCAAGATAAGCTCACTATTAATGGCCGCATACAATCCTAAGACTGATACTTTCGAATCTGTTTGCAAGGTGGCTAGTGGCTTCTCAGATGAGCAACTTGATGAGTTACAGAAGAAGTTAATGGAAATAAAGAGGGATATAAAACATCCTAGAGTTAATTCTAAGATGGAACCAGATATATGGATAGAGCCAGTTTATGTAGCGGAAATAATTGGAGCGGAGATAACAATATCTCCTTTACATACTTGTTGTCAAGACGTCGTAGAGAAGGATGCTGGTTTATCTATAAGATTTCCTCGATTTATAAGATGGAGAGACGATAAAAGTCCAGAAGATGCTACAACCACTGATGAGATACTTGAAATGTACAACAAGCAGCCTAAGAAGAAGATCGAATCACCACTTGTAGACGAGAGCGTTTAAAATATATCGGGGCTCTACATATGGTATTAATGTGCAGAATCTTGTAAAGATACTTCCTAATGGGGCTATTTTAATCGGTGAAAAATTTACTATTGATGGACATTATGAACGTCCATTCAGGGTTGTGACGCATTTTCATGCTGATCATATAATGGGTCTTGAGAAAAGTATTTCCATCTGTGATGGTATAATTGCAACACCCATTACGTTAGATATATTAAATCTAGATTATGCCATACCACCAAGAAAGGCGTTTGGTTTAAATTACGATATAAAAATGACTTTTGATGACGAGACTATTGTACTAAAGAAGTCAGATCATGTAATAGGTTCTGCGCAAGTTCTTATTACACTTAAAAACGGTTTAGAAATAGGGTATACTGGTGATTTTAAGAATCCAGATAAAGGTACTCCTATACTCCATCCAGATATTTTAATAATTGAAGCTACATATGGCAAACCGGATTTCAGAAGGCCATTTAAAGATGATGTGGAGAGTCTATTTGCAGATTACGTTAGAGACGCGCTTATGAATGGTCCAGTGAGAATCTACGGTTATCATGGGAAATTACAAGAGATAATGCTTAGCTTGAGAAAAATGGGTATTGACGCTCCTTTTATAGTAGGTGGCAAAATTTCCAAGATGACCAATATTGCAATAAAGTACGGCTATAACATAAGCCAAGTTTTTGATGAGAGTCAAAGTGAGGCTAGAGAAATAATGCGTGATGACTGGTATATTTCTTTTTCTCATTATAATGAATTCAAACGAAGAAATGGTAAATATTTTAATTTCTTGTTAAGTGGGTGGGAATTTAAGGATGTGGTGAAAAAGATTGATGAAAAGTCGTATACAGTATCCTTTAGCGACCATGCTGATTTCGACGATCTCATATATT includes:
- a CDS encoding Mut7-C RNAse domain-containing protein — encoded protein: MRIMLTQKFVVDSMLGKIARWLRIMGYDTLYSNDLEDWKILKIAETQKRIIVTRDRGIYNRSLKRGLNCILLSPDSDIIQDLAFIAFRSKIDLSVNINATRCPQCNSVLSKLSESRWTCPKCKKEYWKGRHWKTIEEVIIKANSELIKLEAKNDSRGSSTDTRVKQRDRTVANRNS
- the rqcH gene encoding ribosome rescue protein RqcH → MSSQNIKLQRKNSMTYFDLIAWITENRKAVEGCIIDNVFLVQNTEDTYILKLHCGGRDQELIIEPGKRINITKYNYPKISSTKITALRGLIRGDIITNIHILNQERILILELKRDEKKIIVELLPRGVLVIVDKNDKILFANEYKEFKDRLIRIGETYKPPPTVEPNKEELEKLIKKGSIAKALGIPQEVVNYLSLQSTTPDINLIREKIKNLEISLINGEIKPCLIEDTTVVPFPLDGCKEYQRFNDAIDDYFYTISQKELSEKSSRKISEEKQKMITTIKQIEDSIKEYENKEKSYRQLGNIILSKAYEIDQLLLDNKPKSKKIKLNLDGVEIELDTSLSATKNAMRFFDEAKEYKRKIEKALESLDELKEKLEKIEKQEIEKQNEIKLVLRKKEWYEKYRWSISRNGYLIIAGKDASQNESIVKKYLRDKDIFLHADIAGAPATIIIAQENNTILEDDIYDAAVIAASYSKAWKVGLASVDVFWVLGNQVSKSPPSGEYLNKGSFMIYGKKNFVKNVKLQLAIGLILSENSVSVIVGSEETVSAKTKYYAIIAPGDDDKERIAQKIIKIFSSALPDIKGLNALKTDIEDKIPGKSKIVKTSITYNS
- the pdo gene encoding protein disulfide oxidoreductase → MEQEYAELFSDEVKNALQDALKDMRNPVDVYVFVDSEDSNCQYCSVTTKFLEFIASAAPKDGNGSLLKVHIVDRANQNDRKIFEEFNVERVPTVAFYNGYIRWTGAPLGEEIRALVETIVRLSQGESGLSQETVEAIKSKLNGKVKIETVVTPSCPYCPYAALMAHMVAFEACRAGKCNVVSDVVEAYENQDIAEKYQVMSVPSIAINESVEFIGVPYEENFINAILEKQKIS
- a CDS encoding CopG family transcriptional regulator, with protein sequence MRIISIKLTEEEYKELEERARKEGFVLLSDFVKSLIFSTSSYSHGSQVDNAQVVSRIEKKMQDMINPFTSQIDELKQKIAILTERIEILEEKLGESKDTTKDMNKKPKKSFESKSLNIKSEPQHKKTAIDILRDQGVIYESELKLNNPDAFFDKLETQGAIVITTDPERIAIDSNFYEEFKKKIASISTSDEIEVQKYLTKQEYKLFQKLRQYSVIYFDADSKSWKFVS
- the dcd gene encoding dCTP deaminase, producing MILSDRDLKYYLEKSWIKIQPLREDTVRENGVDLRVGNEIARFKKTDKVFDPDNPDPSFFQTEKGEEFIIQPYEHVLLTTEEYIELNNDVMAFVNLRSTFARLGLFIPPTIVDAGFKGQVTIEVVGSSFPVKLKRSTRFIHLIFARTLTPVEYPYQGKYQGQKGVTLPRFNSQISSFYYQHQSI
- the amrA gene encoding AmmeMemoRadiSam system protein A, whose translation is MIQGDLVQIQELNNEIGRLLIEIARKAIKEEFKLDKLDLSNYNNSILDKKGLAFVTLEKITYNMSSLRGCIGYVEAVAPLKQIVASAAKAAAFSDPRFNPLQKDELSEIIIEVTVLTKPEEIKVKDRWDLPKIIKVGEDGLIAEKGILHSGLLLPQVPMEYCWDEETFLAETCIKASLEPDCWLDNSVRIKRFHGIIFRETRPDGSDIIVVKPSDIKCKLNELLNNF